Sequence from the Paenibacillus sp. genome:
CATTTCACCAAATCCTCCACGAACTTCGGCAGCACGAACGCAGCGGCGTGCAAGCGAGGCGTGTAGTACTTCGTTGGGAATTCCGGAATCGATGCGGCGTCGACCGCCAGCGGGTCATGCTTTTTGCTGCCCATCGTGAACGTCCACAGCCCGCTCGGGTACGTCGGGATGTTGGCCGTGTAGACGCGGACGATCGGGAAAATTTCTTTCACGTCGCGGTTGACCGTCTGAATGAGATCCGCTTTGAACCACGGGTTGTCCGTTTGCGCCACGAAAATGCCGTCTTCCTTCAGCGCCTCGTAGATGCCTTGGTAGAACCCTTTCGAGAACAGCTCTACGGCCGGACCGACCGGCTCCGTGGAATCGACCATGATGACGTCGTATGCGTTCTTATGCTGCGCGATGTGCATGTAGCCGTCGCCGACGATCACTTCGACGCGCGGATTGTCCAGCTCGCCCGCGATCGTAGGCAAATATTTTTTCGAGTATTCGATGACTTTGCCGTCGATGTCGACGAGCACCGCTTTCTTCACCTTCGGATGCTTCATCACTTCGCGGATGACGCCGCCGTCGCCGCCGCCGACGACCAGCACCGTCTCCGGGTTCGGGTGCGTCACGAGCGCCGGATGCGCCACCATTTCGTGGTATACGAACTCGTCGCGCACGCTCGTCATGACCATGCCGTCGAGCGTCAGCATCGTGCCCCACTCTTCCGTCTCGATCATCGTCAGGTGCTGGAAGTCCGTCTGCTCGTTCTCGTACGTTTTCGTCACTTTCATCGTGATGCCGAAGTTATCGGTTTGTTTTTCGGTATACCATAAATCCATCGTTCAATCCCTCTTTTCGTCCGTATCCGCGGCGGCTTGTCCCATCCAAGATCTACCGGGCCGCCGAACTATCAACATGTATTATAGAGAACCTGTCCAAAAATGCAACCAAAGTATCCGTTAAGATTCAATTGAAGTATAGGCGGTTCGGCTTCGTCCCATACTGGGGAGTAGGTATCATTTTCCTAACCTTGAAGGAGCGAATCCTATGGACGAATCGACGCGCCCCGCGCCGCCGGGGCTGTACCGGCCCGACCCGGCCCCCCTGCTGTGGTTCCGCCGGATCAAGCGGATGTTCAAACTCGCCGGCTCCTTGGCGCTGCTCTCGGTCGTGCTGCTGGCCGGGCTGCTGCTGTATTTGCGCGTTCAGCCGATGCCGCCGCTCTCGTTCTCGCAATCGACGCAGCTGTTCGACGTGCACGGCTCGGTCATCGATTCGTTCCACGGCGGGCAAAACCGGCACATCGTCGAGCTCGAGGCGATTTCTCCGCATATGGTGAACGCGACGCTGGCTATCGAGGACAAACGGTTTTACAACCACTTCGGCATCGATCCGGTCGGCCTCGGGCGGGCGGTCTGGGTGAACCTCCGGGCGCTGGACATGGATCAAGGCGCCAGCACGCTGACGCAGCAGCTCGCGCGCAACTTGTTTCTGTCCCATGAGCGCACGTGGTCGCGGAAGCTGAAGGAAGCGATGTACGCGCTGCAGCTCGAGATGGAGTTCACGAAAGACGAAATTTTGG
This genomic interval carries:
- the speE gene encoding polyamine aminopropyltransferase gives rise to the protein MDLWYTEKQTDNFGITMKVTKTYENEQTDFQHLTMIETEEWGTMLTLDGMVMTSVRDEFVYHEMVAHPALVTHPNPETVLVVGGGDGGVIREVMKHPKVKKAVLVDIDGKVIEYSKKYLPTIAGELDNPRVEVIVGDGYMHIAQHKNAYDVIMVDSTEPVGPAVELFSKGFYQGIYEALKEDGIFVAQTDNPWFKADLIQTVNRDVKEIFPIVRVYTANIPTYPSGLWTFTMGSKKHDPLAVDAASIPEFPTKYYTPRLHAAAFVLPKFVEDLVK